One Manihot esculenta cultivar AM560-2 chromosome 18, M.esculenta_v8, whole genome shotgun sequence genomic window carries:
- the LOC110607513 gene encoding uncharacterized protein LOC110607513 yields MAVQDKDFLQWPKPMKADVSRRDPDKYCQYHCTYDHNTNSCYQLISEIERLIKKGHLQNFVKKPKGERPQQNTTVERPHRQGAGPVNDGSSGTVNMIMGGTGGWMSRRGRKRSRSREGSSNKVLQVVEHFPVTISFSPEDAHGIQISHDDALVIEAVIHNYRVRKILVDDGSKVNLLLYRVFQQIGILEEQLVRDQAPMKRIQGTPVAVEGKVKCYWW; encoded by the exons atggcagttcaAGATAAGGATTTCCTCCAATGGCCTAAGCCCATGAAAGCAGATGTAAGCCGGAGAGATCCTGACAAGTACTGCCAATACCACTGCACCTATGACCATAACACCAACAGCTGCTACCAGCTAATTAGTGAGATCGAGAGGCTAATCAAGAAGGGGCATCTCCAaaactttgtgaagaaacctAAAGGGGAGAGGCCCCAGCAAAACACCACAGTAGAGAGGCCCCATAGACAGGGGGCAGGGCCCGTGAATGACGGCTCCAGCGGAACCGTGAATATGATCATGGGAGGGACTGGAGGTTGGATGAGTAGAAGAGGAAGGAAGAGAAGCCGAAGTAGGGAGGGGAGCAGTAACAAAGTCTTGCAAGTGGTAGAGCACTTCCCAGTGACCATCTCTTTCTCCCCTGAAGATGCTCATGGCATCCAAATTTCTCATGATGATGCTCTGGTCATCGAGGCCGTCATTCACAACTATCGAGTCCGGAAGATCCTAGtcgatgatgggagtaaggtgaacTTGCTGCTCTATAGGGTTTTCCAGCAAATAGGGATACTAGAGGAGCAACTAGTAAGGGATCAAGCCCCGATGAAGAGGATTCAAGGAACCCCAGTGGCCgtggaagggaaggtgaag TGTTATTGGTGGTGA